One Paraburkholderia agricolaris DNA segment encodes these proteins:
- a CDS encoding cytochrome b gives MKPRPSDVEHYSGPAIALHWLIALLIICGFYIGWIMTDIPGFTPTKLKYFSWHKWIGVTVFVLAVARVLWRATHRAPVLDRATPTWQKAAAHLVHGVLYVLMLAIPLSGYFYSSAAGIQVVYLGIVPLPTFIGPDQALKASLRTIHVLLNYTLLTLVVMHVLAALKHQFVDRDGLLARMIPFLK, from the coding sequence ATGAAACCCCGTCCTTCAGACGTCGAGCATTACAGCGGTCCTGCCATCGCCCTGCACTGGCTCATTGCATTGCTGATCATCTGCGGGTTCTATATCGGCTGGATCATGACCGATATCCCCGGCTTTACGCCCACCAAGCTGAAGTACTTCTCGTGGCACAAATGGATCGGTGTGACTGTCTTCGTGCTGGCCGTGGCCCGCGTGCTGTGGCGCGCCACGCACCGCGCGCCTGTACTCGATCGCGCGACACCCACGTGGCAGAAGGCTGCGGCCCATCTCGTGCATGGCGTGCTCTACGTTCTGATGCTGGCCATTCCGCTGTCCGGCTACTTCTATAGCTCGGCCGCGGGCATTCAGGTGGTGTACCTCGGCATCGTGCCGCTGCCCACCTTTATCGGCCCCGACCAGGCGCTCAAGGCAAGCCTGCGCACAATCCACGTACTGCTCAACTACACGCTGCTGACGCTCGTTGTCATGCATGTACTGGCGGCGCTCAAGCATCAGTTTGTCGACCGCGACGGATTGCTCGCGCGGATGATTCCGTTCCTCAAGTAA
- a CDS encoding sugar ABC transporter ATP-binding protein, with protein MSEDATSPLSSRSDTPQPFLQVVGVHKRFTGVHALRGVSLSFERGQIYHLLGENGCGKSTLIKIISGAQPPDEGELVIEGVRHARLSALESLAAGIETVYQDLSLLPNMNVAENVALTAELATHEGRLARTFDRRALARTAARALESVGLPGDAEFQATLIEQLPLATRQLVAIARAIASDAKFVIMDEPTTSLTQKEVDNLIAVLANLRAQGVTVLFVSHKLDECYAIGGEVIVLRDGQKMAQGPIAQFTKAQISELMTGRHLSNERYREGAFSQEVVLDVRGFTRAGQFSGVSFALHGGEILGITGLLDSGRNELARALAGVAPAQSGQVMLDGKAISLRTPSDAKHHRIGYVPEDRLNEGLFLDKTIRDNVITAMISSLRDRFGQIDRTRAQALAEQTVKDLQIATPGVDKPVQSLSGGNQQRVLIGRWLAIDPRVLILHGPTVGVDVGSKDIIYRIMQRLSQRGIGIILISDDLPELLQNCDRILMMKKGRVASEYQADTLSEADLYRALLSEAA; from the coding sequence ATGAGTGAAGACGCAACGTCACCGCTGTCCTCGCGTTCCGACACGCCGCAACCGTTTCTTCAGGTGGTCGGCGTGCACAAGCGTTTCACCGGCGTGCATGCATTGCGCGGGGTGAGCCTGTCGTTCGAGCGCGGTCAGATTTATCACCTGCTCGGCGAAAACGGCTGCGGCAAGAGCACCTTAATCAAGATCATCTCCGGCGCGCAGCCGCCCGACGAAGGTGAACTCGTGATCGAAGGCGTTCGGCATGCGCGGCTTTCCGCGCTGGAATCGCTGGCGGCGGGAATCGAGACCGTCTATCAGGATCTCTCGCTGCTGCCCAACATGAACGTGGCGGAAAACGTTGCACTCACCGCCGAGCTGGCCACGCACGAAGGCCGGCTCGCGCGGACCTTCGACCGCCGGGCGCTCGCGCGCACGGCAGCGCGAGCGCTGGAATCGGTGGGCCTGCCTGGCGATGCGGAATTTCAGGCGACCTTGATCGAGCAGTTGCCGCTTGCCACGCGCCAACTCGTTGCCATTGCGCGCGCGATTGCCAGCGATGCAAAGTTCGTCATCATGGACGAGCCCACTACCTCGCTCACGCAAAAGGAGGTCGACAATCTGATCGCCGTGCTCGCGAATCTGCGCGCGCAGGGCGTGACGGTGCTGTTCGTTAGCCACAAGCTCGACGAATGCTACGCGATCGGCGGCGAAGTCATCGTGCTGCGCGACGGCCAGAAAATGGCGCAGGGGCCGATCGCGCAATTCACCAAAGCGCAGATCAGCGAGCTGATGACAGGGCGCCATCTGTCGAACGAGCGCTATCGTGAAGGAGCGTTCAGCCAGGAGGTCGTGCTCGACGTGCGCGGCTTCACTCGCGCGGGCCAATTCAGCGGCGTGTCGTTCGCACTGCATGGCGGCGAGATTCTCGGCATTACCGGTCTGCTCGATTCGGGGCGCAACGAACTTGCTCGCGCACTCGCGGGTGTTGCACCGGCGCAATCGGGACAGGTGATGCTCGACGGCAAGGCGATTTCCTTGCGTACTCCCTCGGACGCGAAACATCATCGCATTGGCTATGTGCCGGAAGACCGCCTGAACGAAGGGCTGTTTCTCGACAAGACGATCCGCGACAACGTGATTACCGCAATGATCTCCAGCCTGAGGGACCGCTTCGGCCAGATCGACCGCACGCGCGCGCAGGCGCTTGCGGAACAGACGGTGAAGGATTTGCAGATCGCGACGCCCGGTGTCGACAAGCCCGTGCAGTCGCTCTCGGGCGGCAATCAGCAGCGCGTATTGATTGGCCGCTGGCTCGCCATCGATCCGCGCGTGCTGATTCTGCATGGGCCGACGGTTGGCGTCGACGTTGGATCGAAAGACATTATCTACCGCATCATGCAGCGCCTGTCGCAACGCGGCATCGGCATCATCCTGATCAGCGACGACCTGCCCGAGCTGCTGCAGAACTGCGACCGCATCCTGATGATGAAGAAGGGGCGTGTGGCGAGCGAATATCAGGCTGACACGTTGAGCGAAGCCGACCTGTATCGCGCGCTGCTTTCGGAAGCCGCATAA
- a CDS encoding YceI family protein — MKSNLYHSILAGAAALSFFGASLAHADVDTSKSSVIATTKQMNVPVDGKFKKFSAQLNFDPARPTAGSANVSIDTGSYDLGADDYNKQAQGKEWFDSATWPAATFVSSAIAPAGGNQYRITGKLTIKGKLQTVVVPVTIASQGNTQTFDGTLPIKRSQFDVGTGEWKDTSVVADEVVIKFHIVASKK; from the coding sequence ATGAAATCAAATCTCTACCACTCCATTCTGGCCGGCGCCGCCGCCCTCTCGTTCTTCGGCGCAAGCCTCGCGCACGCCGATGTCGACACGAGCAAAAGCAGCGTCATCGCCACGACGAAGCAGATGAACGTGCCGGTGGACGGCAAATTCAAAAAGTTCTCGGCGCAGCTGAATTTCGATCCGGCCAGGCCAACCGCCGGCAGCGCCAATGTCTCGATCGACACCGGCAGTTACGACCTCGGTGCGGACGACTACAACAAGCAGGCCCAAGGCAAGGAATGGTTCGATAGCGCGACCTGGCCGGCCGCGACTTTCGTTTCGAGCGCGATCGCGCCAGCCGGCGGCAATCAGTACAGGATCACCGGCAAGCTCACCATCAAAGGCAAATTGCAAACCGTGGTGGTGCCGGTCACGATCGCCAGCCAGGGCAACACCCAAACCTTCGACGGCACCTTGCCGATCAAACGCTCGCAGTTCGATGTCGGCACAGGCGAATGGAAAGACACGTCGGTTGTCGCCGACGAAGTCGTCATCAAATTTCACATCGTCGCTTCGAAAAAGTAA
- a CDS encoding YceI family protein, with product MKKQLLLAAGALATALSFNAMAADTYQLDPMHTYPSFETDHFGGLSIWRGKFKKSSGTVVLDRAAKTGTVDVTIDMSSVDIGNDKLDAELVTDKFFDAGKYPSATYKGTQIRFDGDKPVEVIGTLTMHGVTRPVNLKIESFKCFINPMLKREVCGTESTATFNRDDFGIDFGKTYGFKMQTTLHIQAEGIKQ from the coding sequence TTGAAGAAACAACTTTTGCTCGCCGCAGGCGCGCTGGCCACCGCTTTGTCGTTCAACGCCATGGCCGCCGACACATATCAGCTCGATCCCATGCACACCTATCCGAGCTTCGAAACCGATCACTTCGGCGGACTGTCGATCTGGCGCGGCAAGTTCAAGAAAAGCAGCGGCACCGTGGTGCTGGACCGCGCGGCAAAGACCGGTACGGTAGACGTGACGATCGACATGAGCTCGGTGGATATCGGTAACGACAAGCTCGACGCGGAACTGGTCACGGACAAGTTCTTCGACGCCGGCAAGTATCCGAGCGCGACCTACAAGGGCACGCAGATCCGCTTCGACGGCGACAAGCCGGTGGAAGTGATCGGCACCCTGACCATGCACGGCGTCACCAGGCCGGTCAACCTGAAGATCGAATCGTTCAAGTGCTTCATCAACCCGATGCTCAAGCGCGAAGTGTGCGGCACTGAATCGACCGCGACGTTCAATCGCGACGATTTCGGCATCGACTTCGGCAAGACCTACGGCTTCAAGATGCAAACCACATTGCATATTCAGGCTGAAGGCATCAAGCAGTAA
- a CDS encoding ABC transporter permease: MNSRIPSRMNQTMTTPSVVEVAPEVKPPTLMAKLSRNPEWFTVALIAATCVIVGTINPRFFQLATLFDLLHSATTMSLFALGTLVVLASGGIDVSFTAIAALTMYGITKAVFAWWPDAPFALILITGALGGVLLGLINGLLVHRLKAPSLIVTIGTQYLYRGLLLTFIGTTFFMNIPHSMDHFGRIPLFFYHTSEGLRAVLPISVLALVVAAVVTWWLLNRTMMGRGVYAMGGSLAIAERLGYNLRAIHLFVFGYTGMLAGIAGILHVSNNRLANPFDLVGSELDVIAAVILGGARITGGTGTVAGTLLGVVLVTLINSVLILVGVPSTWQKVIIGAFILIAGTLFALQRKS, from the coding sequence ATGAACTCGCGGATCCCTTCGCGCATGAACCAGACCATGACCACCCCGAGCGTTGTTGAAGTCGCCCCCGAGGTCAAGCCACCCACCTTGATGGCGAAGCTCTCGCGTAACCCCGAATGGTTCACCGTCGCCTTGATTGCGGCGACGTGTGTGATTGTCGGCACGATCAATCCGCGCTTCTTTCAGCTCGCGACGTTATTCGATCTGCTGCATTCGGCCACCACGATGTCGCTTTTCGCGCTCGGCACGCTAGTCGTGCTTGCGTCCGGCGGTATCGACGTCTCGTTTACGGCAATCGCCGCGCTGACGATGTACGGCATCACGAAGGCGGTGTTTGCATGGTGGCCGGATGCGCCGTTCGCATTGATCCTGATCACCGGTGCGCTGGGCGGCGTGCTGCTCGGTCTCATCAACGGCCTGCTGGTGCATCGCCTGAAAGCGCCTTCGCTGATCGTCACGATCGGCACGCAGTATCTGTATCGCGGCCTGCTGCTGACGTTTATCGGCACGACGTTCTTCATGAACATTCCGCACAGCATGGATCATTTCGGCCGGATTCCGCTGTTCTTCTATCACACCAGCGAAGGTCTGCGCGCCGTGCTGCCCATCTCGGTACTGGCGCTGGTGGTGGCTGCCGTTGTTACGTGGTGGCTGTTGAACCGGACCATGATGGGGCGCGGTGTCTATGCGATGGGCGGCAGCCTCGCGATCGCCGAGCGGCTCGGCTACAACCTGCGCGCGATCCATCTGTTCGTGTTCGGTTATACCGGCATGCTCGCCGGAATTGCGGGCATTCTGCATGTATCGAACAACCGGCTCGCGAATCCGTTCGATCTGGTGGGCTCGGAACTCGATGTGATCGCCGCGGTGATTCTGGGCGGTGCGCGCATTACGGGCGGCACGGGCACGGTGGCCGGCACCTTGCTCGGTGTGGTGCTGGTCACGCTGATCAACAGTGTGCTGATTCTGGTTGGGGTGCCGAGTACCTGGCAGAAGGTGATTATCGGTGCATTTATTCTGATCGCGGGGACGCTGTTTGCCTTGCAGCGCAAGAGCTGA
- a CDS encoding DeoR/GlpR family DNA-binding transcription regulator has product MLKPDRLRALADALAKQSVMRLRDAASLLNVSEMTVRRDIAGSPERFTYLGGYIVSATDVPNTAGYSLEAEQDHFAQAKAEASAIAAKLVVDHETIFIDCGTTLTTLARLIPLERHVTVVCYSLNVAEILRRKPNVRMILLGGVYVPSSDSFAGEESLEMLRRMGINKAFISAGGVDSARGVTCWNFHEVALKQAAMASAVERHLVVDQSKFGVVKAVRFSQVDDFDSIITEKGQELRKRK; this is encoded by the coding sequence ATGCTGAAACCCGACCGCCTCCGCGCCCTCGCCGATGCGCTGGCCAAGCAGAGCGTCATGCGCCTGCGCGACGCCGCCAGCCTGCTGAACGTATCGGAGATGACTGTCCGGCGCGATATCGCAGGCAGTCCGGAACGATTCACGTATCTCGGCGGCTACATTGTCAGCGCGACCGACGTACCCAATACCGCCGGCTATTCACTCGAAGCCGAGCAGGATCACTTCGCGCAGGCCAAGGCGGAAGCATCCGCGATTGCGGCGAAACTCGTTGTCGACCACGAAACGATCTTCATCGATTGCGGCACCACGCTCACCACGCTGGCGCGTCTGATTCCGCTTGAGCGTCACGTCACCGTGGTCTGCTATTCGCTGAACGTGGCGGAGATTTTGCGGCGCAAGCCGAATGTGCGGATGATTCTGCTGGGCGGCGTCTACGTGCCGTCTTCAGATTCGTTTGCGGGCGAAGAGAGTCTGGAGATGCTGCGCCGCATGGGCATCAACAAGGCATTTATTTCCGCGGGCGGCGTGGACAGCGCGCGCGGCGTCACATGCTGGAATTTTCACGAAGTCGCGCTCAAGCAGGCAGCCATGGCGAGTGCCGTCGAACGGCATCTGGTGGTGGACCAGAGCAAGTTCGGCGTCGTCAAGGCGGTACGCTTCTCGCAGGTCGACGACTTCGATTCCATCATCACCGAAAAGGGCCAGGAGCTTCGCAAGCGCAAATGA
- a CDS encoding autoinducer 2 ABC transporter substrate-binding protein — MKLTRLGTALAAGALTVGVIAAAHAATNETIVTVVKVTGINWFNRMDEGVKQFAKDNPGVTAYQTGPGRADAAQQLKIIEDLIAKKVTAIAVVPYDPPTLEPALKKAMDRGIKVVTHEADNEKNTMVDIEAFDNTAYGAGLNERLASCMHNEGKWAVLVGSLGSRSQVQWADGGIGNAKAKYPKMDLVEPKLETNNDGERAYEVAKEVLRKHPDLKGFQGSSSLDVIGIGRAVEEAGMQGKICVYGTGLPTEAGKFLESGAINGIAFWDPKLAGIAMNKIAQMLIDGKTVENGADLGIPGYTKVTVAKGPGKGIIVRGQGWVNVDKSNYKQYPF; from the coding sequence CCAACGAGACGATCGTCACGGTCGTCAAGGTGACCGGCATCAACTGGTTCAACCGGATGGACGAGGGCGTCAAGCAATTCGCGAAGGACAACCCGGGTGTGACCGCGTATCAGACCGGCCCTGGCCGGGCGGATGCCGCACAGCAACTGAAGATCATCGAAGATCTGATCGCGAAGAAGGTCACGGCGATTGCGGTGGTGCCCTACGATCCGCCGACACTCGAACCGGCCTTGAAGAAGGCGATGGATCGCGGCATCAAGGTGGTGACCCATGAGGCCGACAACGAAAAGAACACGATGGTCGATATCGAGGCATTCGACAACACGGCCTACGGTGCCGGCCTGAACGAACGTCTCGCTTCATGCATGCACAACGAAGGCAAGTGGGCCGTGCTGGTCGGCTCGCTCGGCAGCCGCTCGCAGGTGCAATGGGCCGACGGCGGGATCGGCAATGCGAAGGCGAAGTATCCGAAGATGGATCTGGTCGAACCGAAACTCGAAACCAACAACGACGGCGAACGCGCCTATGAAGTCGCGAAGGAAGTGCTGCGCAAGCATCCGGACCTGAAGGGCTTCCAGGGTTCCTCCTCGCTCGACGTGATCGGTATCGGCCGCGCGGTCGAAGAAGCCGGCATGCAGGGCAAGATCTGCGTGTACGGCACGGGCCTGCCGACTGAAGCAGGCAAGTTCCTTGAGAGCGGCGCGATCAACGGCATCGCGTTCTGGGATCCGAAGCTTGCGGGCATCGCGATGAACAAGATTGCGCAGATGCTGATCGACGGCAAGACGGTCGAGAACGGCGCCGACCTCGGCATTCCGGGCTATACGAAAGTTACCGTCGCCAAGGGGCCGGGCAAGGGGATCATTGTGCGCGGCCAGGGCTGGGTGAACGTCGACAAATCGAACTACAAGCAGTATCCGTTCTGA